From Pandoraea vervacti, the proteins below share one genomic window:
- the gudD gene encoding glucarate dehydratase, whose amino-acid sequence MSRTPIVTELRVVPVAGRDSMLLNLSGAHAPFFTRNLVILQDSAGHVGVGEVPGGESIRNTLEDARSYVVGQSVANVQAILGQTRRVFAERDAGGRGLQTFDLRTTIHAVTALEAALLDLLGQHLEVPVAALLGEGQQRSEVAMLGYLFFIGERQATDLPYADNRHARDDWERVRTEVAMTPDAVVRLAEAAHARYGFHDFKLKGGVLDGEAEIEAVTALAKRFPQARVTLDPNGAWSLAQAVQLCRDKHDVLAYAEDPCGAENGYSGREIMAEFRRATGLPTATNMIATDWRQMGHAIQLQSVDIPLADPHFWTMQGSVRVAQMCHDWGLTWGSHSNNHFDVSLAMFTHVAAAAPGRITAIDTHWIWQDGQYLTKHPLQIVGGNVQVPTSPGLGVTLDMEAVEAAHALYLEHGLGARDDSVAMQYLVPNWKFDPKRPCLVR is encoded by the coding sequence ATGAGCCGAACCCCCATCGTCACCGAATTGCGCGTCGTTCCCGTCGCTGGCCGCGACAGCATGCTGCTGAATCTGAGCGGCGCCCACGCACCGTTCTTCACGCGTAACCTCGTCATTCTTCAGGACAGCGCCGGGCACGTCGGCGTTGGAGAAGTCCCTGGCGGAGAATCGATTCGCAACACGCTGGAAGACGCGCGCTCCTATGTCGTCGGGCAATCCGTGGCGAACGTTCAGGCGATTCTCGGGCAGACGCGTCGTGTGTTCGCCGAGCGCGACGCCGGCGGGCGCGGCCTGCAAACCTTCGACCTGCGCACAACGATCCACGCCGTCACCGCGCTTGAAGCTGCGCTGCTCGACCTGCTGGGGCAGCACCTCGAAGTCCCGGTCGCTGCGCTACTCGGCGAAGGCCAGCAGCGCAGCGAGGTCGCCATGCTGGGCTATCTGTTCTTCATCGGTGAGCGTCAGGCGACGGATCTGCCATATGCCGACAATCGGCACGCGCGCGACGACTGGGAACGCGTTCGCACCGAAGTCGCGATGACGCCCGACGCCGTGGTGCGCCTCGCCGAAGCCGCCCATGCGCGGTACGGCTTCCACGACTTCAAACTCAAAGGTGGCGTGCTGGACGGCGAAGCGGAAATCGAAGCCGTCACCGCACTTGCGAAACGCTTTCCGCAAGCGCGCGTCACGCTCGATCCGAACGGTGCCTGGTCGCTTGCGCAAGCGGTGCAGCTGTGTCGCGACAAGCATGATGTGCTGGCCTACGCAGAGGATCCCTGCGGTGCGGAGAACGGCTATTCGGGGCGCGAGATCATGGCGGAGTTTCGTCGCGCGACCGGACTACCGACCGCAACCAACATGATCGCGACGGATTGGCGGCAAATGGGCCACGCCATTCAACTGCAATCGGTCGACATTCCGCTGGCGGACCCGCACTTCTGGACCATGCAAGGATCCGTGCGTGTTGCCCAGATGTGCCACGACTGGGGCCTCACGTGGGGCTCCCATTCGAACAATCACTTCGATGTCTCGCTCGCCATGTTCACGCACGTTGCAGCAGCGGCGCCGGGCAGGATCACGGCCATCGATACGCACTGGATCTGGCAGGACGGCCAATACCTTACGAAGCACCCGCTGCAGATCGTTGGCGGCAACGTACAGGTGCCGACCTCACCCGGCCTCGGCGTCACGCTCGATATGGAAGCCGTCGAAGCTGCGCATGCGCTTTACCTCGAGCATGGACTCGGTGCGCGTGACGATAGCGTTGCCATGCAATACCTCGTTCCGAACTGGAAATTCGATCCGAAACGCCCTTGTCTCGTGCGTTAA
- a CDS encoding type B 50S ribosomal protein L31 — protein MKEGIHPNYREVVFKDMTPGIDFQFISRSTIQTKETIEVDGKEYPLVKLDTSSASHNFYTGETRIMDAEGRVDKFKKKFGARAGGKVA, from the coding sequence ATGAAAGAAGGCATTCACCCGAATTACCGCGAAGTCGTGTTCAAGGACATGACCCCGGGCATCGACTTCCAATTCATCTCGCGCTCGACGATCCAGACGAAGGAAACCATCGAAGTCGATGGCAAGGAATACCCGCTCGTGAAGCTGGATACGTCGTCGGCATCGCACAACTTCTACACCGGCGAAACCCGCATCATGGATGCTGAAGGTCGCGTCGACAAGTTCAAGAAGAAGTTCGGCGCCCGCGCCGGCGGCAAGGTCGCCTAA
- a CDS encoding MFS transporter: protein MTSVAPPTDNATAASAPPRVPTSGGTGGTGGGGADPLRPMRVEAYRYALGLIPGLEFFENALLVYFAVYVSGGVDASPKEFVWMTTAYGIASVLAILKQQWFVERIGYRRYLSASLLLYACGAILAGTSEGVTQLVIARAFQGFCAGSWMSSCRILAQVSVPAERRGKTIQTFALLLFTGSAAAPLIGGLLVSEYTWRTMFLCTAAPAVLLAGLAWFAVPDVGRLRDRAGGGHYPFAPFMAFALAMGAFQVVLQEMRYTLWLQTPALPLLTVVGVGALVWFGYHQWQHPAPFIRLQPLRRREFQVGLLLYAAYYYLANTQSYLMPRLLEQGLGFTVQHTGQLLGYSALLTVILLLVYFRVAKFITHKKLLIVSGFLMTIATSLWLGAMPPNAGQSQLYGVLALKAVFGIFTVLPVANLTFRTFDHESFVHGYRLKNILRQLSGSFAASTIVAFEQHREALHRTRLTEVANPYNPIFTQTLESLANALAHAGVAASQAHGAALAQIAQMIQRQASFLSFIDGFHFIAIVALCGAIFAAIQKQLN, encoded by the coding sequence ATGACATCCGTCGCTCCGCCCACAGACAACGCCACCGCGGCATCCGCGCCCCCACGCGTGCCGACGTCCGGCGGCACGGGCGGCACCGGCGGTGGCGGCGCCGACCCGCTGCGCCCCATGCGGGTGGAAGCCTATCGCTATGCCCTCGGCCTGATCCCCGGACTCGAATTCTTCGAAAACGCTCTGCTCGTCTACTTCGCCGTTTACGTGTCGGGCGGCGTCGATGCATCGCCGAAGGAATTCGTGTGGATGACGACGGCGTACGGGATCGCCTCAGTGCTCGCGATTCTCAAACAGCAATGGTTCGTCGAGCGCATCGGTTATCGCCGCTATCTCAGCGCGTCGTTGCTGCTGTACGCCTGCGGCGCCATCCTCGCCGGGACCAGCGAGGGCGTGACGCAACTCGTGATCGCGCGTGCCTTTCAGGGCTTTTGCGCGGGCAGCTGGATGAGCTCATGCCGCATTCTCGCGCAGGTCAGCGTGCCCGCGGAGCGCCGCGGCAAGACGATCCAGACGTTCGCCCTACTGCTGTTCACGGGGTCTGCGGCAGCACCGCTGATCGGCGGGCTGCTCGTGTCCGAATACACCTGGCGCACAATGTTCCTGTGCACCGCTGCGCCGGCCGTCCTGCTCGCCGGTCTGGCCTGGTTCGCCGTGCCCGACGTCGGCCGTCTGCGCGATCGCGCGGGGGGCGGGCACTATCCGTTCGCACCGTTCATGGCCTTCGCGCTGGCCATGGGCGCGTTTCAGGTCGTGCTCCAGGAGATGCGCTACACCCTGTGGCTGCAAACGCCTGCGCTCCCGCTGCTGACGGTGGTTGGCGTAGGCGCGCTCGTGTGGTTCGGCTACCACCAGTGGCAGCATCCCGCACCGTTCATCCGCTTGCAGCCGCTGCGCCGCCGCGAGTTTCAGGTGGGGCTGCTGCTCTACGCGGCCTATTACTACCTGGCCAACACGCAAAGCTATCTGATGCCACGCCTGCTCGAGCAGGGCCTCGGTTTTACGGTACAACACACCGGCCAGTTGCTCGGCTATTCGGCGTTGCTCACGGTCATTCTCTTGCTCGTCTACTTTCGCGTCGCGAAGTTCATCACGCACAAGAAACTGCTGATCGTGAGCGGCTTCCTGATGACGATCGCGACCAGTCTCTGGCTCGGCGCCATGCCACCGAATGCAGGCCAGTCGCAGCTCTACGGCGTGCTCGCGCTCAAGGCGGTGTTCGGTATTTTTACCGTCCTGCCGGTCGCCAACCTGACGTTTCGCACCTTCGATCACGAGAGTTTCGTCCATGGCTATCGGTTGAAGAACATTCTTCGCCAACTCTCGGGCTCGTTCGCGGCATCCACCATCGTGGCATTCGAACAACATCGCGAAGCCCTGCATCGCACCCGGCTCACCGAAGTCGCCAACCCCTACAACCCGATCTTCACCCAGACGCTGGAGTCGCTGGCCAATGCACTCGCCCACGCCGGCGTTGCCGCCTCGCAGGCCCACGGCGCCGCGCTCGCGCAGATTGCCCAGATGATTCAACGTCAGGCGTCGTTTCTCTCGTTCATCGACGGGTTTCACTTCATCGCCATCGTCGCATTGTGCGGGGCGATTTTTGCGGCAATCCAGAAGCAGCTAAATTAG
- a CDS encoding MerR family transcriptional regulator: MSADLVSDAPAATPSETREDDAALLTVGQAATALGVTARTLKYYEELNLVVPARSGGHYRMYTQADLATFGRILRMRSLGFSIAAITEMLKRPRRMVEAGKSRMNEEDLQAVREALSSQLETLRERTAQVRRELREAEKLEAQIAHDLQYIEQRLRGVPADELLAERAVKAHKASSR; this comes from the coding sequence ATGTCCGCAGATCTCGTTTCCGACGCTCCCGCTGCTACGCCCTCCGAGACACGCGAAGACGACGCCGCGTTGCTGACCGTCGGCCAAGCGGCGACTGCCCTCGGCGTCACCGCCCGCACGTTGAAGTATTACGAGGAACTGAATCTCGTCGTGCCCGCACGCAGCGGCGGACATTACCGCATGTACACGCAAGCCGACCTGGCAACGTTTGGCCGCATTTTGCGTATGCGCTCGCTCGGTTTCTCCATTGCGGCGATCACGGAAATGCTCAAACGCCCTCGCCGGATGGTCGAGGCGGGCAAGTCCCGAATGAACGAGGAGGACCTGCAAGCGGTGCGTGAGGCGCTGTCCTCACAGCTCGAAACATTGCGGGAGCGTACGGCGCAGGTGCGACGTGAGTTGCGTGAGGCGGAAAAGCTCGAAGCGCAGATCGCGCACGATCTCCAATACATCGAGCAGCGTCTGCGCGGTGTGCCGGCAGATGAACTGCTGGCTGAGCGCGCGGTGAAAGCGCACAAGGCGTCTTCGCGATAA
- a CDS encoding FAD-binding oxidoreductase — protein MNDAAFLTACRDLLGRDHVLQDSADTSGYLTDQRKRYVGAALAVMRPADAAQVAALVRLCVAHGVPMVPQGGNTGLAGGATPDASGRQVVVSLRRLDRIRQVDADNMTLTAEAGCLLANVQAAAAAHERLFPLSLAAEGSCTIGGNLATNAGGTAVLRYGNARELCLGLEVVTPQGELWDGLRGLRKDNTGYDLRDIFIGAEGTLGLITAATLKLFAQPAARMTALAALDSPAHALALLNLAQRMAGPLLTGFELMSDFCLKLVAQVFEQQRYPFAQAYAQSVLLELSDNESESHARDLLERMLDAAMAQGIVRDAIVANSLAQSNALWHLRESIPLAQSATGLNIKHDIAVPVSQVPAFIAATDPIVQRIAPGARMVTFGHLGDGNLHYNVMAPEGIDPPTFLKQYQTRVTAAVHDSVHAHRGTISAEHGIGQFKREASAHYKSPVEIALMRAIKAALDPLGLMNPGKVLPD, from the coding sequence ATGAACGACGCAGCCTTCCTTACCGCCTGTCGCGACTTGCTCGGTCGCGACCACGTGCTGCAAGACAGCGCTGACACGAGCGGCTACCTCACGGACCAACGCAAACGCTATGTGGGCGCCGCGCTCGCCGTGATGCGCCCTGCCGACGCCGCCCAGGTTGCTGCGCTCGTGCGGCTGTGCGTTGCGCACGGCGTGCCAATGGTCCCGCAAGGCGGCAACACCGGTCTTGCCGGCGGCGCCACGCCCGATGCGAGCGGACGCCAGGTCGTCGTCAGTTTGCGACGGCTGGACCGCATCCGTCAGGTGGACGCCGATAACATGACGCTCACCGCCGAGGCCGGCTGCCTGCTTGCCAACGTGCAGGCCGCCGCCGCCGCCCATGAACGCCTCTTCCCGTTGAGCCTCGCCGCCGAAGGCAGTTGCACCATCGGCGGCAATCTCGCCACGAACGCGGGCGGCACCGCCGTGCTGCGATACGGCAATGCCCGCGAGTTATGTCTCGGGCTGGAAGTCGTCACGCCGCAAGGCGAGTTGTGGGACGGACTACGCGGCTTACGCAAGGACAACACCGGTTACGATTTGCGCGACATTTTCATCGGTGCGGAAGGCACGCTGGGCCTGATCACAGCGGCGACGCTCAAACTCTTTGCCCAGCCCGCCGCTCGCATGACCGCACTCGCGGCGCTGGACAGCCCGGCGCACGCGCTCGCGCTGCTCAATCTGGCGCAACGCATGGCCGGTCCGCTGCTAACGGGCTTCGAACTGATGTCGGATTTCTGTCTGAAGCTCGTGGCGCAGGTTTTCGAACAGCAGCGCTACCCCTTTGCACAAGCGTATGCCCAGTCGGTGTTGCTTGAACTGTCGGACAACGAAAGCGAGTCTCACGCGCGCGACCTGCTGGAGCGCATGCTCGACGCCGCGATGGCGCAAGGGATCGTGCGCGACGCCATCGTCGCGAACAGTCTTGCGCAATCGAACGCGCTCTGGCATTTGCGCGAGAGCATTCCGCTCGCGCAATCCGCAACGGGCCTCAACATCAAGCACGATATCGCGGTGCCGGTCTCGCAAGTCCCTGCCTTCATTGCCGCGACCGACCCGATCGTGCAGCGTATCGCCCCCGGTGCCCGCATGGTGACATTTGGCCATCTTGGCGACGGCAATCTGCATTACAACGTGATGGCGCCCGAGGGCATCGATCCCCCCACCTTTCTCAAGCAGTACCAAACGCGGGTGACGGCGGCCGTCCATGACAGCGTGCACGCCCATCGCGGCACGATCAGCGCCGAGCATGGCATCGGTCAGTTCAAGCGCGAAGCGTCTGCCCACTACAAATCGCCCGTGGAAATCGCATTGATGCGAGCGATCAAGGCCGCGCTCGATCCGCTCGGGCTGATGAACCCCGGCAAGGTGCTGCCGGACTGA
- a CDS encoding DUF2069 domain-containing protein: MTATPPDPSHEAVQNNTHRPNADSPNARWLRQVSVASLLALIALSVAWELWLAPLRPGGSWLVLKAVLLLLPLRGVLRGNLYTLQWSSMFILLFLAEGVVRGMTDTGASASLAWIETALSLVFFLATICYLRPFKRAAKARAAAAR, from the coding sequence ATGACTGCTACCCCCCCCGATCCGTCGCATGAAGCAGTACAAAACAACACTCACAGACCGAACGCCGATTCGCCCAATGCGCGGTGGCTGCGGCAGGTAAGCGTTGCGAGTCTGCTGGCGCTGATTGCGTTGTCGGTGGCGTGGGAGCTGTGGCTGGCGCCGCTGCGCCCGGGCGGCTCATGGCTCGTACTCAAGGCCGTATTGCTGCTGTTGCCGTTGCGCGGCGTGCTGCGCGGTAATCTCTACACCCTCCAGTGGTCGAGCATGTTCATCCTGCTGTTTCTCGCCGAAGGCGTGGTGCGCGGCATGACCGATACCGGCGCGTCGGCCTCGCTTGCCTGGATCGAAACGGCACTCTCGCTCGTTTTCTTCCTGGCGACGATCTGCTATTTGCGCCCCTTCAAACGCGCTGCCAAAGCCCGTGCGGCGGCAGCGCGGTAG
- a CDS encoding zinc-dependent peptidase, giving the protein MLKTLLASLGLSHHTRTIDDAVWHEVVGALPFLSRRSAADLAKLRTLAAEFLAGKHFSTAHDLVLTDAMCVSVAAQACLPILNLPPALYRGWTGIVLYPGEFLIRKTVQDEAGVVHDVAREASGEAWDGGPVVLSWQDVQASDVLAYNVVIHEFAHKIDMEDGEADGVPPMLRRLHGDLTSGTWCEVFDPAYEAFCHHVANVPDAEWDAFASTSLIDPYATEHESEFFAVCTEAFFVAPEAFLNEYPTLYALFSRYFLQDPAAQHPTPPGGPASLPPGTAATP; this is encoded by the coding sequence ATGCTCAAGACTCTGCTCGCCAGCCTCGGACTCTCCCACCACACCAGGACCATCGACGACGCCGTCTGGCATGAGGTCGTGGGCGCCTTGCCATTTCTCTCCAGACGAAGCGCTGCGGACCTGGCCAAGCTTCGGACATTGGCCGCCGAATTCCTGGCCGGCAAGCACTTCTCCACGGCGCACGACCTCGTGCTCACGGACGCCATGTGCGTCTCCGTGGCCGCTCAGGCCTGCCTGCCGATCCTCAATCTGCCGCCGGCGCTGTACCGGGGGTGGACCGGCATCGTGCTGTATCCGGGTGAATTTCTGATCCGCAAGACGGTGCAGGACGAAGCGGGGGTCGTACACGATGTCGCGCGGGAAGCCAGTGGCGAGGCGTGGGACGGTGGCCCTGTCGTGCTGTCATGGCAGGACGTGCAGGCCAGCGACGTGCTGGCGTACAACGTCGTCATCCACGAGTTCGCGCACAAGATCGATATGGAAGACGGCGAAGCCGATGGGGTGCCGCCGATGCTGCGGCGCCTGCACGGCGACCTGACGAGCGGGACATGGTGCGAGGTCTTCGACCCGGCCTACGAGGCGTTCTGCCACCACGTGGCGAATGTGCCGGACGCCGAGTGGGACGCCTTCGCGTCGACGTCCCTGATCGACCCGTATGCCACAGAGCACGAGTCGGAGTTTTTCGCCGTATGCACCGAAGCCTTCTTTGTCGCCCCCGAGGCCTTTCTCAACGAATATCCGACCTTATACGCGCTCTTTTCGCGCTATTTCCTGCAAGATCCGGCGGCGCAGCACCCCACGCCGCCCGGCGGGCCGGCGTCCCTGCCACCCGGGACTGCCGCAACCCCATGA
- a CDS encoding ArnT family glycosyltransferase → MKRVRITASATSALPRSLLIAICVIYVLAGLFGRDPWKNEDAAGFGIMWTMAHGHLADWLLPNIAGKPIYDNGPLVSWLGALAIRAFSWLDAPDAARIVTGLCFYMTCTFIWYGTYLLGRRPEVQPFKYAFGGEPEPRDYGRTLADGALLILLACFGLAERGHETTATVGQLTLISMAIYGLVRSLDKPRQGAVWFGLALGGMALASSPLMTLSLWIAGIVAAVVCRALPLRMLLLVSTPITLLIACAWPLAALKFADGARRWLGEWADIGVDAFSGPTLNSLSYIAKNLALFAWPAWPLAAWSLYSWRGMRRAPHIAISLVFAVTLLVLIVLQAHQGNQLFMLVLPALSIIAAFGLPTLKRGTVNAIDWFAVLSFTVLAGFVWIVWLAGITGFPASTARNLRRLVPGFQPEFSWITLISALIVTGAWVALVAWRVSRSPKVLWRSVVLSSGGTTLMWVLLMTLWLPVVNYGRTYRDVAAQITAHLPVDYTCIRTARVGDAQLASFAYFGNMRFGSADDDCDVLLRQDSQDYSEPLSLAPYEWRQLWEGRRAADRDERFRLYVLQERPWRRAARPR, encoded by the coding sequence ATGAAACGAGTTCGCATCACCGCCTCCGCCACCAGCGCGCTACCGCGTTCGCTGCTGATCGCCATTTGCGTCATTTATGTGCTGGCGGGGTTGTTTGGTCGCGACCCGTGGAAAAACGAAGACGCTGCCGGGTTCGGCATCATGTGGACGATGGCCCACGGCCATCTGGCAGACTGGCTGCTGCCGAACATTGCCGGCAAGCCGATTTACGACAACGGCCCGCTCGTGTCATGGCTGGGCGCGCTCGCCATCCGCGCCTTCTCGTGGCTCGATGCCCCCGACGCCGCACGCATCGTCACGGGTCTTTGCTTCTACATGACGTGCACGTTCATCTGGTACGGCACCTATCTGCTCGGCCGCCGCCCGGAAGTCCAACCGTTCAAATACGCCTTCGGCGGGGAGCCGGAACCCCGCGACTATGGCCGCACGCTGGCTGACGGCGCGCTGCTGATTCTGCTCGCCTGCTTCGGTCTGGCCGAGCGCGGTCACGAGACGACAGCCACCGTGGGGCAGCTCACGCTCATCTCGATGGCGATCTACGGCCTGGTGCGCAGCCTCGACAAGCCGCGCCAGGGCGCCGTGTGGTTCGGCCTCGCGCTGGGCGGCATGGCGCTCGCGTCGTCGCCATTGATGACGCTCTCGCTGTGGATCGCCGGCATCGTCGCAGCCGTCGTTTGCCGGGCGCTGCCGCTGCGCATGTTGTTGCTGGTCTCCACACCGATCACCCTGCTCATCGCCTGCGCCTGGCCGCTTGCCGCCCTCAAATTTGCCGACGGCGCGCGCCGCTGGCTCGGCGAATGGGCCGATATCGGCGTCGACGCGTTCAGTGGTCCGACACTCAACTCGCTTAGCTACATCGCCAAGAACCTGGCGCTGTTCGCCTGGCCGGCGTGGCCGCTCGCCGCCTGGTCGCTGTATTCGTGGCGCGGTATGCGACGCGCGCCGCACATCGCCATCTCGCTCGTCTTTGCCGTGACGCTGCTCGTGCTGATCGTGTTGCAGGCGCACCAGGGCAACCAGCTCTTCATGCTCGTGTTGCCTGCGCTGTCGATCATCGCCGCATTCGGCCTGCCCACCCTCAAACGCGGCACGGTCAACGCCATCGACTGGTTCGCCGTGCTCTCGTTTACCGTACTGGCCGGCTTCGTATGGATCGTGTGGCTGGCCGGCATCACAGGCTTTCCCGCCTCGACCGCGCGCAACCTGCGGCGTCTGGTACCGGGCTTTCAGCCGGAATTCAGCTGGATCACGCTGATCAGCGCCCTGATCGTCACCGGCGCATGGGTTGCACTCGTAGCGTGGCGCGTGTCGCGCAGCCCGAAGGTGCTGTGGCGCAGCGTGGTGCTCTCATCCGGCGGCACCACGCTCATGTGGGTGCTGCTCATGACGCTCTGGCTGCCGGTCGTGAACTACGGCAGAACGTATCGGGATGTGGCCGCGCAAATCACGGCGCATCTGCCGGTCGACTACACCTGCATCCGCACGGCACGGGTGGGCGACGCACAGCTCGCGTCGTTCGCCTACTTCGGCAACATGCGCTTCGGCTCGGCCGACGACGATTGCGACGTGCTGCTGCGTCAGGACTCTCAGGATTACAGCGAACCACTGTCGCTCGCCCCGTACGAGTGGCGACAGTTGTGGGAGGGCCGCCGTGCGGCTGACCGCGACGAGCGATTCCGCCTGTACGTGCTGCAAGAACGTCCGTGGCGGCGAGCAGCGCGCCCGCGCTGA
- a CDS encoding MATE family efflux transporter, with the protein MWQDIKRIAALAWPVLVGQLAVIAFGVMDTAMVGRASAFDLASLALGGSIYITVYVGLMGILVALSPIAAQLYGAGERSAIGEEVRQTFWLALFLAIPGFLVLSNPQFILRLSQATPELEARASAYLHVLAYGLPAAMLFRVYSSLSTAVAQPRIVMVIQVTGLALKVPLNLALIYGVERLGIPALGSTGCAIATTAINWVSCALGLMLMARHPTLREFGVFTKFCWPQWQAIRALLKLGVPMGLSYLIEVTAYSFMAIFIARLGDVTLAGHQIAANLGALMYMLPMSIGIATATLTAQAIGSRDFSAAQLVGRRGVELAGTLGLVMAAAMWCGRSLVLAAYTSDPLVAAVTTPLLAIVAIYHIFDALQINAVFVLRAWKVAVVPTVIYALSLWGVGLGGGYVLGFDVGGLSPAWLHGATGFWAANSASVAVAAIGLLLYLRWVVHVKAR; encoded by the coding sequence ATGTGGCAAGACATCAAACGCATTGCCGCGCTCGCGTGGCCGGTCCTGGTGGGTCAACTCGCCGTCATCGCCTTCGGGGTGATGGACACGGCGATGGTCGGACGCGCCTCGGCGTTCGACCTCGCATCGCTCGCGCTCGGCGGTTCGATCTACATCACCGTGTATGTCGGCCTGATGGGCATTCTGGTCGCCCTCTCCCCCATCGCCGCGCAGTTGTACGGCGCGGGCGAGCGCTCGGCCATCGGCGAGGAAGTGCGCCAGACCTTCTGGCTGGCGCTGTTCCTCGCAATCCCCGGCTTTCTGGTGCTGTCGAACCCACAGTTCATCCTGCGACTGTCGCAAGCCACGCCGGAACTCGAAGCCCGCGCAAGCGCCTATCTGCACGTACTCGCCTACGGGTTGCCTGCAGCGATGTTGTTCCGTGTGTATTCGTCGCTTTCGACCGCCGTTGCGCAACCGCGCATCGTGATGGTCATTCAGGTGACAGGGCTCGCGCTCAAGGTGCCGCTTAATCTTGCACTGATTTACGGCGTCGAACGGCTCGGCATTCCGGCACTGGGCAGCACCGGCTGCGCCATCGCGACGACCGCCATCAACTGGGTGTCGTGCGCGCTGGGGCTCATGCTGATGGCGCGTCACCCGACGCTGCGCGAATTCGGCGTTTTCACGAAATTCTGCTGGCCGCAATGGCAGGCCATCCGTGCGCTGCTCAAACTCGGCGTGCCGATGGGGCTGAGTTACCTGATCGAAGTCACGGCGTACTCGTTCATGGCGATCTTCATCGCGCGCCTGGGCGACGTGACGCTCGCCGGGCATCAGATCGCCGCGAACCTCGGTGCGCTCATGTATATGCTGCCCATGTCGATCGGCATCGCGACGGCGACACTCACCGCGCAAGCCATCGGGTCACGCGACTTCAGTGCGGCGCAATTGGTCGGACGCCGAGGGGTCGAACTCGCGGGCACGCTGGGGCTGGTGATGGCCGCCGCGATGTGGTGCGGTCGTTCGCTGGTCCTTGCCGCTTACACGTCAGACCCATTGGTCGCCGCCGTCACGACGCCGCTGCTCGCCATCGTTGCGATCTATCACATCTTCGACGCCCTTCAGATCAACGCCGTCTTCGTGTTGCGCGCCTGGAAAGTGGCGGTCGTGCCGACCGTCATCTACGCGCTCTCGCTGTGGGGCGTCGGTCTTGGCGGCGGCTATGTGCTGGGCTTCGATGTCGGCGGACTCTCCCCCGCATGGCTACACGGGGCGACGGGCTTCTGGGCCGCCAACAGCGCGAGCGTGGCCGTGGCCGCGATCGGGTTGCTGCTTTACTTGCGCTGGGTCGTACACGTCAAAGCCCGTTGA